The genomic region GTTTtctatcacattttggacgacatacttaactatgacattttggacgacatagtaaactatgacatttttgccacattttggacgacatactaagaaagctatgacattttgtcacattttgggcagcactaaactatgactttttgtgcgttttgggcgacatactaaactatgatatttttgtgactttttgggcTGAcgctaaactatgacatttttgtcactttttggacgaaatactaaactatgacatttgtgTCACGGCTAgactgacatactaaactatgaaatttttgtcacattttggacgacatactaaactatgacttttttttcacatttggacgacatactaaactatcacatttttgtcaaatttgggacgacatactaaactatgacatttttgtcatattttgtacgacatactaaactatgacatttttgtcacattttggacgacatactaaactatgatatttttgtcacattttggacgacatagtatttGGTCCAAATGCCGCAGGCCGGGCGTCATGAGTGCTGTAGGCTATGACTTATATTTACTATTGTATATGAATTGGttgatgaaaaaatgaaaaaagttcctTCTGTCTTCCTTCATATAGGCCTAGCTagatttctcttcttcttcttcttctttgagtttTCTGGCAGAATTCTCAGTTTCGGTGTGTAAACAAcgtttaaggaaaaaaaaacaaaacaacctctGTCACACCAGGGTgcttctgcactttttagacgcactcgtagggggacgggacctcattcccagaatgtaaaccgtgtccgccatctttgctaacagttatgctaacaggagcaagtgtcactggtgggcacgtaacaaagaaaagaaggaagatatttctcaactgaTGTTGGGAAGCAcggtttttcaaaaatactagccctattctagtaataccaagctaaatgctaatcgatGAAGTACTCCTTTAACATTACATAGTCTAAATGGCATGCCAGTGTGTCACCGTCATGTACCCTACCAGTTTTGGGGCTTACTAAATGTGCCTGCTGTGCTTTATTTGCTATGAATGTATATTCGGAGAAGatccaaaaataaatcatacagGAACAACAAAAAGGGAACGTTTAGGTTAAGACCTTCATGAACCCATCAGCTAAATGTTTTCTTACTGTTGGTTGTAAATGTTCACTGACCTGTATCGAGAACACCCATAGACATCCCAATGCTGGACATGAACACAGTGAGGAGCAGAGCCTGCTTACAGAACGGGATGGCTAACATCCCAAACGCTGtgatgagcaaagaaaaacctgccgagaaaaaaaatcactaatcATTTTGGAGAACGCATCCAAAAGAGTCAGAcgtaaatattatttataatacgTGATCAATCAATCtggtgattattttctcaattaagaGATTGGTTGTTTGactgaaatgatgttctcaaatgtctcaaaatgatttacatacatataatgatttagtttttgttatatACAGCAAAGAAAACTATAACAcgcagagaacttgttttattCAGTCATTTCATAGGCTGAAACGCCATCTTTGTCACTAAATATACAGGTTTCCTTTAGGAATGGGTGTGGTTTGCAGCTGGGATTGACCACACCTCTTTACCCCAATGCCCTTTAACAACTGCAACACAATCTGAAGGAAGGTTTACCGAGCAGCAGATGGGGGTTGACGTAATCAAAGAGAAAGCCTCCAAAGAGAGATCCTCCGATGTATCCCACTGAGCGGCCGAAGAAGACGTAGGAGATGTTGCTGATGTCCTTTCTCACATTCACAGCCAGGTCCTCGAATGTGGGGCCAAGAACTGAGATACTCATCCCCTGACAACACAAGAGGGTTTACATGATGAAACATTTAATCACATGTAAGAATAGGAATTCACATGTGAATCAGTGTCTTTACAGTGTCTTTCCAAACATTGTGTTCCATCACTTTCTGATTTCTGAATCCCATTGCTTTGTTTAACATCtaataaccttttttttgccaacttataaaacaaacaatacctTGTGGGGTTTTTCTGTTGGagtttttgacagaaaaaggaGGTAAAGTTAGCAGCCTATTGAGCCCACTGTTGTAGTCATTGGTCATATCGGCAGATCTTGGTGCATCCCTAACAGACAGTGATTACGTATATAAATATTCTGATAAGAAACACATGGCAGTTTCCATTTATACAGTAAATCTCAGTCATCTCACAGCTTTTGGTAGAGCTTCAGGTCATCCcatacttcattttcttgtaACCTTTGTATAAAGTGAGTCTGCTacttgtaaatgtgtaaatacaaacagtgacagtgaaagttGAATGAACCGAGCAGAGTCTGCATCCAGTAACATGATATGAGCTGAAGAGCAACCCTGTCAGTGCAGGAGGTGGATCCTTCACTGTGTGCTCAGACAAGTTACTGTATATGACCACATGTCATTCACATACTAACGAGTGTCACTgatgtaattattataatttagttAGACGATCAGAAACAACATATCAGTCTCGTGGCAGTGATGTTTACATGCTTTTTCAAAGATCTGATCTTTCAAAGATTTAATTTGCTGTAGgaataacataaaacacaactccttatatggacatcttggggtgtgtgtgtgtttataggtcacatattcaggatttaaaaaacacaagtgtttcaTGTTCAAAATTTTagtaaagtagcaataattgtgcagaagtcacaaaatagagcgtttttcctccttttttgttcataaaaacgcgCCAAATTCAATCTGCTTTTAAACATTCTGAcacttttttgctcaggtgtgtttatatagttggtcaAACATGTCATGTTAGGATATAAGACCGTCtctattgcacattcttatagcctctgtataaactgcatgtttaaacatattaatggcaaaaagcagccgaaaagctccgtgttctaagggttaaaagcTGCGGGGAAACATTAACAGATAGAAAAATCCATATCTAGCAACAGCTTGAGTTAAGACAAAGACTGTGAGTTTGGTGTTTCTTTAttggttttggtttggtttttgtgtGACTTAACTCAAGTCTCAAAGAAAAGGCTTATGTTAGACCTGATGAACTGGTTCTGAAAGTTAAGATGTATTATGGCAACAgacatttgatatttattttgatttaggTTCAAATGTAAAATCAGTTAGTATTTAGTGTTTTAGTGTTAACACATTGTATTTAAATGGacaaaatattattatgttcttaaaatgtaaaaaagaatcCAGTCGATGGTTTGTTTTAAGAGATGTGATTCAATAAAAAACAGATTACTTGGTTAAGCGTTGGAATAATTGGTAGAACACTTCATTAATAAGACAATCAACAGTTGCCTGTATAACCTGCACAGGAAGTTGCTGAACAAACCACATTGTGTGCATACTGTGGATTGTTTAAATATTAGGTGTGGAACATTATCCAGATGAGGCAgcatttgtacccaaatgtttaaatgcacttattgtaagtggctttggataaaagagtCTGCTAAAAGACATGTCATGTCGTGTCATGTCGTGTAATGTCGTGTAATGACATGTCATGTCGTGTCATGtcgtgtaatgacatgtaatgtcgtgtaatgacatgtaatgtcgtGTCATGTCGTCATGTCGGTAATGACATGTACGTCGGTCATGTCAATGTCGGTGTCGTCATGCGTCATGTCGCGTAATGTGTAATGTTGTAATGACATGTCATGTCGTAATGACGCAATGCGTCGTAATGACGTTGCGTAATGACGGTAATGTCGTGGTCATGTCGTATGTCATGTcggtaatgacatgtaatgtcgtAATGACGCGTCGCGGTCATGTCGTGTCATGTCGTAATGTcggtaatgacatgtaatgttgtGTAATGACGcagtaatgacatgtaatgtcgcGGTCGCGTcggtaatgacatgtaatgtcgcGGTAATGACGGTAATGTCGTCATGTTGTGTCATGTCGCAGTAATGACGGTAATGACGAGTCGTGataatgacatgtcatgtcGCGGACATGTCGCGGTCAGCGTCGTCATGTCgcgtaatgacatgtaatgttgtAATGACGGTATGACATGTCGTCGGTCATGTcggtaatgacatgtaatgtcgcGGTAATGACGGTAATGTCGTGGTCATGTTGTGCGTCGTAATGACGCAATGACGCATCGTCGtgataatgacatgtaatgtcgtGGTCATGTTGTGTACGTCGTAATGACGCGGTCGCGTAATGCCGCGGTAATGTAATGTCGCGGTCATGTCGTATCAtggtaatgacatgtaatgacatgtaatgtcggTCATGTCAGATGACATGTAATGCCGTAATACgataatgacatgtaatgtcgtCATGTCGTAATcggtaatgacatgtaatgacatgtaatgtcgcGGTCATGTCgataatgacatgtaatgtcgtAATGCcggtaatgacatgtaatgtcgtgataatgacatgtaatgttgtGTCATATGCcgtgtaatgacatgtaatgtcgcGTCGTAATGTAATAGCGGTCATGTCGTGTAATGGCGGTGATGTCAGTGTGTCATGTCGCGGTCATGTCgtcatgacatgtaatgtcgtCATGTCGCGGTCAGCGTCGTAATGTCGTGTCGGTAATGACGTCGCGGTCATGTCGTTCGTCATGACGTAATGTGTCATGCGGTCATGACATACGTCGGTCATGTCGTCATGTCGCTGTCATATACGtcgtgtaatgacatgtaatgtcgtCAGCGTCGCGGTCATGTCGGTAATGACATGTGATGTCGcggtaatgacatgtaatgtgtgtgtcgTCGGTCATGTCGCGGTCATGtcgtgtaatgacatgtaatgtcgtGTCATGTCGTGTCATGGATGAAAATGCAACAATTATTAAGGGAAAAGTGAAAAAGGATTAGTAGACAGAGATGGTGgagctctgtgtccacactgtGTACTT from Solea senegalensis isolate Sse05_10M unplaced genomic scaffold, IFAPA_SoseM_1 scf7180000016676, whole genome shotgun sequence harbors:
- the LOC122763295 gene encoding sodium-dependent glucose transporter 1-like, with amino-acid sequence MSSSSAVVKKKHVRFASVDNDDKHERTDEQEEDTLFDKRRDTGKRPRSAGKRTMKRGSDKQVLDGGRCGRGACGRWMITLTLCMSFLALGMSISVLGPTFEDLAVNVRKDISNISYVFFGRSVGYIGGSLFGGFLFDYVNPHLLLGFSLLITAFGMLAIPFCKQALLLTVFMSSIGMSMGVLDT